GTTTCTATcgattattatatatttataaaaataatacctAAAAACAAGATAAAATTCTAGTAAGTTGATTTTTTGTATTGATCCAATTCTTGTTGAAGTAATTCAATTTGTTTATCTTTCTCAACAACACTATCCAtcaatcttttattttcttctttcaattcTTCAAATTGGCAAACAATTTCTTCAATTTGTGCTTCCATTGCTTCATCACTTAACTCAAAAGcactttcaacaactctaacaaCTCTCCATAAGCTAACAACAACAAGTAATCCTCctccatttttttccaaatatgcttccAAAAATAATGCCACCATAACCACTATGCCATCTAACAAGTACCCTGGTCTTCGAAAAAACGCGCACCCTAGACCTAAAATAAGGCCtacattcttcaaaaataacaaTCCCAAGATCCCTATACCTGTTaggaaaatagaaaaatagaatTGAATTAAAGCTTTGAAACGTGAAATATAATATCTTTCGTAGAaatgttgtatatatatatatacttataaggGCTAACAACaaggaaaatcaagaagaaaaaaagtaactAATATTTAAATACAATTGTAAGTTGTGACTATGTTTTAAATAGCACaattaatttaaagttataGGAAACAATAAAGCTACATATACCTCTATGGTAAAAAACGTGAATTAGCTATAAAATTTGTCGATGtaactaataatattataatataaaggcttttaaactcatttttttcattttgatacAAGAAAAtgttacttcatatatattacAAACTATCGAATCTAATATTACCTGCCCAATGGTACCAAACCTCTTTCGTTTCTTGATTTATCGCGTTCCGATTTTGGGGGCAGGATATCAAAGATGAAGAGAGCTCAAGACTTGTGAAAACAAGATCGATTATGAGTAACACAATGGTGAAAATTCTAAGAGGTGTGGATTCTAAAAACTTTGTTAAATTTGTTCTCcattgttgttttgtttgttgttgtGAAGGATTATTCATGATAAAGAAATTCCATCTTTGCTTTTTGTCCCAATTTTTTATGAGATTTTGAATTGATATTTCAACACTTTGGATTTGTGTAGGATTTGATTGTTGAATTTCTTGagtgttcattgatgattttttttttttttgtttagttgtTGTGTATTTGATAATcgaaaattttcaatttaataaTAAGAGTCGTTTGTAAGAGGCACGTGAAATGCAAGGCTTAGATTTTTCATGCAAGCTTTGCTTTGGAGTCACGTTGTTAGTTTTTAGCTACTTCTTAGGGTGTATttggttgaaaaaaaatattgtatgtCATTCATTTAATcttgtttgtttttttctctGTGCATTggactaatattttttttagagaaagtattttttaaaaaaatttaaaccaaacatggaattgtttttttttctccaagCCAAACACACCCTTGATTTGGTTTCTTCTTTTCAGTTGGAAATGCGTCAAGGATCGTAAAGCTGCCAAAGTTGTTTCATACTTATATTGCTTAATTAATGTGAGAAAAGTTGGtgtcaaaattaaaagaaacagTTAAATGTGATGTCATAGATAGGTTTTTGACATCCTAATACATAACTAAAAATTCACTTTTTCATATCTAATACTATCGTTTACAAAATTAAACGACGTCTCCCTTTGATTATGTTGAGTTTCCACATTGATAAAAAAGTGAATATTGGAAATTTGTCACTATAATGGTGTTTCATAACTGTTGATGTTTGACTTAATAAACATCTATGATGTACTCAGGTTTATTAGGACTAACTATTGTGATAGTGTGAAATAATCATGTTAGTGATATTGGCGGTTGGAAGTGTCAATTGATACCCTGATGTTGAGTTCCCACATCGATTGTTAGGATGTGAACATTAGGGTTTGTTAAAATCATGTCATCTTATGTTGGGCTTGTTCAGTCAGAATTGGATATTGGAAAGTTGATGGGCTTGGCCCAAAAAGATTTTGGCAACAACAAGCCTTACTTACCATTTCATGAAGATGAAAAATTGACATGACAAGCTGTAGCAAAGCAAAACAACACGACATATATCTAAAGTTAAATTCAAGACTTTAAATTCATAACTAGAACAAACGTTTGAGGAAATTACTAAACTTTAATCTGACTTTTTTAACGCAATTTTGCTACTAAAGTGATGGATATGGATATAACTTTTTAATCGATGAAGAACGTAAATATAACATTTAGTGTAAGTATTATAAGATTAGTTATACTCAAAGTGAGTAACTACACGTCACAGCCCATAATAAACAATATTTGTCACACTTGTAATTCTAGACAAAGTTAAGAGAACAAGTCATAAGGATGAGCAGAAAGAGTCAGTTTTCAAATTACCCAAACATAAGACATCTGTACTGCCACGTAACCAGTTGTATTCCCACGTGTCAGTCTGCATGCTAGTCATATTCCTATCTATAAGCTAGCTGCCTCTTGTTTGAAGGCCAAAGATAAGTAAACAGATCAACACAACAAAATTctgattttttctttgaaattttagagaaaaaaaaagatggaagGAATAAATATATCGACTCATCCAGATGTTCCAGGTGAACCTACGCAGACAGGAACATCAATTCTTGAGACTGCAACAGCTACTATTCAAGGATTTGGTCCTATCAACAAAATTCATCAACATCTTTGCGCGTTAAGTTTCACTTATATATCTATTATTCTATCcttcttttttattgttattataactAAACTTATAGCATTGATAATATTAGTGgcgaattcaaaatttttaataacaatatttattttgagaCAAGGGAGTAGATTGATGTGTTAAAAGTTACTCGTGAaaaagatgaattaaaaattaggAGGTTTGGggttttaaattcttaaaaaataagaacTTTTAACTTTTACACTTTCAGAAGAAAAGTGTGAATTACACAgggatttttttgaaaattaatatgaaaatttgcgtgaaaataaatttcatgcggatttttatactattttcatgaaaattttcatgttaTTCACAGTTTTCTAAGTTGATAGCGGCTTCAAATCCACGACTCTAGCGTGAAACTATGCACTTTTAATTTCAGGTTCCATTTCTATGGACACGACATGACACGGCAGGTGGAGGCGCACCACTTCTGTGGACACCAAAATGAAGAGTTCAGGCAGTGTCTCATCTACGACAGGCCTGATGCGGATGGTCGTCTAATCGGGCTCGAGTACATTGTATCGGAGGAGCTGTTCTTGACATTGCCAGACGATGAAAAGAAATTCTGGCATTCCCATTTGTACGAGGTGAAAAGTGGTGTCCTGTTCATGCCCGGTGTTCCAGGCCCGATTCAACGACAAGATCATGAAACAACGGTGAAAACTTATGGCAAAGTGATACATTTCTGGCAGGTTGATAGAGGTGATACACTTCCTTTGGGAATTCCTCAAGTTATGATGGCGCTTACTAGAGATGGTCAACTCGATCAGAACCTTGTTCAAGGTAcacaaatcattaatcaaaagataattaaaaattttgtgtCTTATTTAGTGTCATAATTTTTTGTAGAACACATGTGTCTACTTTTCAATTATACATGTGTCtacttttcaattatataaGTTATAAGTGTctatttatgcacattcaaagttAAGGGACGTACTTATTAACGGTCATATTTAAGTACGCATTTTTAcgatctttttaaaataaaattggatgTAGATGTGGAGAAGCGTTTTGGTGTGTCATTTGATGAAGAAAGGGAGAAGAGGGCCTATATGGAAGGTCCTTCCCATGGGGTTCACCCACTTGCTAATGCTGGAGGCAAAGGCATTCGCACTGTTCTTAGAGAAGTTGATTGTAAACCTATCGAATCTGTGCCTAGAGTTTTTGTTTAAGCTTAGGTTCATTTCGTTTTGCGTTTTGGCTAGAATATcgtgtttttattttgttcaaaataaaattttacttttgtgACAggacttgtatatgtatgtgttGGAGTGTACAAAGATATATTAGTATGTTGATGAATGAATAATTCCCCTCTTACGTTTTTGTAATCAACTACTGTCTAACTTGGTGTATGGTGgtgttgtatatatatatattattattatagcacGCGCTTTgctttttttctataaaagtaCCTCTAATTGAGGTTCCttaatttgtttggttacaCATTAATTTTCTGACTTGTAAGagaattaaataaattactCTATTTAAAGttgtgataataataatatgaagtaAATAAAATGAACTCTACTTAAGGTCGAAAAATAAGTACcctttttgtatttaaattaaatttctcgATAACGTTAAGTTACTTTTTATTGGTAGTATAatgttaaaaatgaaaaattcagTTATTTTCACCTAGTTGATAAATTGAGTTACTAAAACTTCCTTCATTTTGAATATGTAATATGACGATATGATTCCAAATTGTTTATATTTGAGATTAATttcaattattcttttttaaaacatgatttgaaattttggcgGA
The nucleotide sequence above comes from Solanum pennellii chromosome 9, SPENNV200. Encoded proteins:
- the LOC107030532 gene encoding voltage-gated hydrogen channel 1, producing the protein MNTQEIQQSNPTQIQSVEISIQNLIKNWDKKQRWNFFIMNNPSQQQTKQQWRTNLTKFLESTPLRIFTIVLLIIDLVFTSLELSSSLISCPQNRNAINQETKEVWYHWAGIGILGLLFLKNVGLILGLGCAFFRRPGYLLDGIVVMVALFLEAYLEKNGGGLLVVVSLWRVVRVVESAFELSDEAMEAQIEEIVCQFEELKEENKRLMDSVVEKDKQIELLQQELDQYKKSTY
- the LOC107030533 gene encoding oil body-associated protein 1A-like; translation: MEGINISTHPDVPGEPTQTGTSILETATATIQGFGPINKIHQHLCAFHFYGHDMTRQVEAHHFCGHQNEEFRQCLIYDRPDADGRLIGLEYIVSEELFLTLPDDEKKFWHSHLYEVKSGVLFMPGVPGPIQRQDHETTVKTYGKVIHFWQVDRGDTLPLGIPQVMMALTRDGQLDQNLVQDVEKRFGVSFDEEREKRAYMEGPSHGVHPLANAGGKGIRTVLREVDCKPIESVPRVFV